A single window of Haladaptatus sp. R4 DNA harbors:
- a CDS encoding TrmB family transcriptional regulator — protein sequence MDTDELRRGLQEVGLSTYQIDAYVTLLDLGSASATSLAERADVPRSRIYDVLRDLEDEGYVETYKQDALRARAREPTDVLQNLKSRAETLSKTATEIQDRWQQAGVGGHRISILKRVETVVERAEEAIQDATNQVQLSVTPEQYDRLVPALKTCYENDVFVSVSINTSYEQPTDLPTDEEFADVVTEARHRHLPAPFLVLVDREIACFAPHTEPTGQYGAVFEDETLTYIFHWYFEAALWESWAIVYTTHSETLPAEYVNIRRCIRDIAPLLADGATITATARGREMGRRQSITLSGEITDILYANGDIREGDQTPSLSTLAGQATIVLRTEDGEYGIGGWGAVLEDLEADRIIIEAVTYPDREEDA from the coding sequence ATGGACACCGACGAACTTCGACGCGGACTTCAGGAGGTGGGGCTTTCGACGTACCAGATCGACGCCTACGTCACCCTCCTCGATTTGGGAAGTGCGTCCGCAACGTCGCTCGCGGAACGGGCGGATGTACCGCGGTCGCGGATCTACGACGTGCTCCGGGATTTGGAGGACGAAGGCTACGTCGAGACGTACAAACAGGACGCGCTCCGGGCGCGGGCCAGGGAACCGACGGACGTCCTCCAGAACCTCAAATCGCGGGCTGAAACGCTCTCGAAGACGGCCACCGAGATTCAGGATAGATGGCAACAGGCCGGGGTCGGCGGACACCGCATCAGCATCCTCAAACGGGTCGAAACGGTCGTCGAACGGGCTGAGGAAGCGATTCAGGACGCGACCAATCAGGTACAACTGTCGGTCACGCCGGAGCAGTACGACCGCCTCGTACCTGCCCTCAAGACGTGCTACGAAAACGACGTGTTCGTCTCCGTTTCGATCAATACGAGCTACGAACAGCCGACCGACCTCCCGACCGACGAGGAGTTCGCCGACGTCGTCACCGAGGCACGGCACCGTCACCTCCCCGCGCCGTTTCTCGTCCTCGTGGACCGCGAAATCGCGTGCTTCGCGCCGCACACGGAACCGACCGGGCAGTACGGTGCGGTGTTCGAAGACGAGACCCTCACGTACATCTTCCACTGGTACTTCGAGGCCGCTCTCTGGGAGTCGTGGGCCATCGTCTACACCACCCACAGCGAAACGCTCCCGGCGGAGTACGTGAACATTCGGCGGTGCATCCGCGACATCGCACCGCTGCTGGCCGACGGGGCCACCATCACCGCGACCGCTCGCGGACGGGAGATGGGTCGGCGACAGAGTATCACCTTGTCGGGCGAGATAACCGACATCCTGTACGCCAACGGCGACATCCGCGAGGGGGACCAAACGCCGTCGCTCTCGACGCTCGCCGGGCAAGCGACCATCGTCCTCCGTACCGAGGACGGCGAGTACGGTATCGGTGGATGGGGTGCGGTGCTCGAAGATTTGGAGGCCGACAGGATCATCATCGAAGCGGTAACGTACCCGGACCGTGAGGAGGACGCCTGA
- a CDS encoding ABC transporter substrate-binding protein → MTGDHKNGEKTRRTVLQSIGGAAGVAALAGCVGSLGGSSGDGKNKDITFWTSNVENDRQKVIKKLLKAYDSNNGGSSTLNAVQEDDLPTRISSARASGTLPTIADFGLSPMQKLGSGGLLSTKAADAVIENVGKDKFYKGALDLTKAPDGGHYSIPMYGWVEGMWYRKSSFEDKNLDDPTTWDGLMKAAKALHDPDNNQYGIVIGTKKTAFARQCFTPFARSNGARVFDKDGKIVFDSKEMIEALDFYGKLSKYTPPGKDTWKTANNTYLNEQSHLIQYSTFIMSDLVDKGDEMVKDTKFAPYVQHKRKSSFGQIVGLNLFESASKEQLDYGKNLAEYLMTKKYVEWLHMAPGGMNPVLKETASSSEFKDDETLKAWGSTVEDVSAAFENIERFGYVDGKAFPELGNITNKFLIAEAISARDRRRERRHGREGAGEEDAGRNRGIVVHHRPHKSPIHL, encoded by the coding sequence ATGACAGGCGATCACAAAAACGGGGAAAAAACGCGGCGTACGGTGCTACAATCTATCGGCGGAGCGGCTGGCGTGGCCGCGCTTGCCGGGTGTGTCGGAAGCCTCGGCGGCAGTAGCGGCGACGGCAAGAACAAGGACATCACGTTCTGGACGAGCAACGTCGAAAACGACCGACAGAAGGTCATCAAGAAACTTCTCAAGGCGTACGACTCGAACAACGGCGGTTCCAGCACGCTGAACGCGGTCCAAGAGGACGACCTGCCGACGCGCATCTCTTCGGCACGCGCATCAGGGACGCTCCCGACCATCGCGGATTTCGGTCTCTCGCCGATGCAGAAACTCGGTAGCGGCGGTCTTCTCTCCACGAAAGCGGCCGACGCCGTCATCGAGAACGTCGGCAAGGACAAGTTCTACAAAGGCGCGCTCGATCTGACGAAAGCGCCCGACGGCGGTCACTACTCGATTCCGATGTACGGTTGGGTCGAGGGAATGTGGTACCGAAAGAGTAGCTTCGAGGATAAGAACCTCGACGACCCGACGACGTGGGACGGCTTGATGAAGGCGGCCAAAGCGCTTCACGACCCCGATAACAATCAGTACGGTATCGTTATCGGGACGAAGAAGACGGCGTTCGCCCGCCAGTGTTTCACGCCCTTCGCCCGCTCGAACGGCGCGCGCGTCTTCGACAAGGACGGAAAGATCGTCTTCGACAGCAAGGAAATGATCGAGGCGCTCGACTTCTACGGCAAACTCTCGAAGTACACGCCGCCGGGCAAGGACACCTGGAAGACGGCGAACAACACGTACCTCAACGAGCAGAGCCACCTGATCCAGTACTCGACGTTCATCATGAGCGACCTCGTGGACAAGGGCGACGAGATGGTGAAGGACACCAAATTCGCCCCGTACGTCCAGCACAAGCGCAAGAGTTCGTTCGGGCAAATCGTCGGTCTCAACCTCTTCGAATCGGCTTCGAAGGAGCAACTGGACTACGGCAAGAACCTGGCCGAGTACCTGATGACGAAGAAGTACGTCGAATGGCTCCACATGGCCCCCGGCGGGATGAACCCCGTTCTCAAGGAAACGGCGAGCAGTTCGGAGTTCAAGGACGACGAGACGCTGAAGGCGTGGGGTTCGACGGTCGAGGACGTCTCCGCGGCCTTCGAGAACATCGAACGCTTCGGCTACGTCGACGGCAAAGCCTTCCCGGAACTCGGAAACATCACGAACAAGTTCCTCATCGCGGAGGCGATTTCAGCGCGTGACCGACGGCGAGAGCGCCGACACGGTCGCGAAGGAGCAGGCGAAGAAGATGCGGGACGCAATCGAGGAATAGTCGTCCACCATCGACCACACAAGTCCCCAATTCATTTATGA
- a CDS encoding carbohydrate ABC transporter permease has product MSLANRTKLSLDGDYTVEQKEAILGYLLIAPALLLVAGVIVYPVLYNVYLSFTNVPLSPDASPTWVGLEHYRTLLSSGEFWAALKTTVIFTLGSDVLATVGGLGVAILFNRKFRGRRLVRGLMLLPYVAPLIAVAYVWQWLLDPLYGMIPYFLSHTLGIYSGDIDLLNNAKTALWTVIAFDAWRYFPFAFLMIIARLQAIPSDMYEAAKIDGAGRIARFKDITLAELKYVLATVFLLRWIWNFNKFADIWLLTKKVNTLSLYAYQTAFANYNHGQAAAIAMVLFVSLMVFVLVYVSWILEW; this is encoded by the coding sequence ATGAGTTTAGCAAACCGTACGAAGCTCTCGTTGGACGGCGACTACACCGTCGAGCAGAAGGAGGCGATCCTGGGCTATCTGCTCATCGCGCCAGCGTTGCTGTTGGTCGCCGGGGTCATCGTGTATCCCGTTCTCTACAACGTCTACCTGAGCTTTACGAACGTACCGCTTTCGCCCGATGCCTCGCCGACGTGGGTCGGCCTCGAACACTACCGAACCCTGCTTTCGAGCGGCGAGTTCTGGGCGGCACTGAAAACGACGGTCATCTTCACGCTGGGTAGCGACGTGCTCGCCACCGTCGGCGGCCTCGGCGTGGCGATCCTGTTCAATCGAAAATTCCGCGGCCGACGGCTCGTTCGAGGGCTGATGCTGCTGCCGTACGTCGCCCCGCTCATCGCGGTGGCGTACGTCTGGCAGTGGCTGCTCGACCCGCTGTACGGGATGATTCCGTACTTCCTGAGTCACACCCTCGGCATCTACTCCGGTGACATCGACCTGCTCAACAACGCGAAGACGGCGCTGTGGACGGTCATCGCCTTCGACGCGTGGCGCTACTTCCCGTTCGCCTTCCTGATGATAATCGCCCGCCTGCAAGCGATTCCGAGCGACATGTACGAGGCGGCGAAAATCGACGGCGCGGGCCGTATCGCCCGATTCAAGGACATCACGCTGGCCGAACTGAAGTACGTCCTCGCCACCGTCTTCCTGCTTCGCTGGATTTGGAACTTCAACAAGTTCGCCGACATCTGGCTGCTGACGAAGAAAGTGAACACGCTGTCGCTGTACGCGTACCAGACCGCGTTCGCGAACTACAATCACGGTCAGGCGGCCGCCATCGCCATGGTGCTGTTCGTCTCGCTCATGGTGTTCGTCCTCGTGTACGTGAGCTGGATTCTGGAGTGGTAA
- a CDS encoding carbohydrate ABC transporter permease encodes MIGTILATVSDGFSNAFGRSRIETSLWEKVVFYGAIALTMVVSLLPFYWMIVTSFMPESAIYSLPPSFVPHDLTLKHYASVFSPETFPFVTYFKNSLIISIITAGMSVVVATFGAYSFARLNYPGRGLFSRGVLLVYMFSGILLVVPLFQIIVWIGLVDNLGSLVITYLVQTLPVSLYMLGNYFRSVPPEIEEAAMMDGYSRLEVIFRITLPLSAPAIVAVFIYT; translated from the coding sequence ATGATAGGAACGATACTCGCTACGGTGTCCGACGGCTTTTCCAACGCCTTCGGACGAAGTCGCATCGAAACCAGCCTCTGGGAGAAGGTCGTCTTCTACGGCGCGATAGCGCTGACGATGGTCGTCTCGCTCCTCCCGTTCTACTGGATGATCGTCACGAGCTTCATGCCGGAGAGCGCGATTTACTCGCTCCCGCCGTCGTTCGTGCCACACGACCTGACGCTGAAACACTACGCGAGCGTCTTCAGTCCGGAGACGTTCCCGTTCGTGACGTACTTCAAAAACAGCCTCATCATCTCGATCATCACGGCCGGGATGTCGGTCGTGGTCGCCACGTTCGGCGCGTACAGTTTCGCCCGCCTGAACTACCCCGGACGGGGACTGTTCTCGCGCGGCGTCCTGCTCGTGTACATGTTCTCGGGCATCCTGCTGGTCGTCCCGCTGTTCCAGATCATCGTCTGGATCGGTCTCGTGGACAACCTCGGCAGTCTGGTCATCACCTACCTCGTCCAGACGCTGCCCGTGTCGCTGTACATGCTCGGCAACTACTTCCGAAGCGTCCCGCCGGAGATAGAGGAGGCGGCGATGATGGACGGCTACTCGCGGCTGGAAGTCATCTTCCGCATCACGCTCCCGCTCTCGGCACCCGCCATCGTGGCCGTGTTCATCTACACGTGA
- a CDS encoding ABC transporter ATP-binding protein — METEQAGIDLSDLRKSYGDVLAVEGLDLEIEPGEFLVLLGPSGCGKSTTLRMIAGLETPTGGSIEIGDEEVTRTLPQKRGLSMVFQSYALYPHKTVEGNLEFPLGKMDLSDEEKTAKVERTAEMLEISDLLDKKPGQLSGGQRQRVAVGRTIIREPKAFLMDEPLSNLDAQLRVRTRFEIRELQQELGTTTVYVTHDQEEAMSVADRIAVMNDGELQQVGTPEEIYKTPENAFVAGFIGNPPMNFFDVSVGMGVELLPNGDTATLDTSLPMDTETLGVRPEDVHLLSTPAVDVANVSRPDPRNLTNAIECEVTVIEPLGNAYELELARGDDTFIARLRALPEDVSMGSTVEVAFDRTELHVFGATGEAIR, encoded by the coding sequence ATCGAGACGGAACAGGCCGGGATCGACCTCTCGGACCTGCGGAAGTCGTACGGCGACGTGCTGGCGGTCGAGGGACTCGACCTCGAAATCGAACCGGGCGAGTTCCTCGTCCTGCTCGGGCCGTCGGGGTGTGGAAAGTCCACGACGCTCCGCATGATCGCCGGACTGGAGACGCCCACCGGCGGCTCCATCGAAATCGGCGACGAGGAGGTAACGAGAACCCTCCCGCAGAAACGCGGCCTCTCGATGGTGTTCCAGAGCTACGCGCTCTACCCGCACAAGACGGTTGAGGGGAACCTCGAATTCCCGCTCGGCAAGATGGACCTCTCGGACGAGGAGAAGACGGCGAAGGTCGAGCGAACGGCGGAGATGCTCGAAATTTCCGACCTGCTCGACAAGAAACCCGGACAACTCTCCGGCGGCCAGCGACAGCGCGTCGCGGTCGGCCGAACCATCATTCGTGAGCCGAAGGCGTTCCTGATGGACGAACCGCTGTCGAATCTGGACGCGCAACTCCGCGTTCGGACGCGGTTCGAGATTCGGGAACTCCAGCAGGAACTCGGGACGACGACGGTGTACGTCACCCACGACCAGGAGGAAGCCATGAGCGTCGCCGACCGCATCGCCGTCATGAACGACGGCGAACTCCAGCAGGTCGGGACGCCCGAGGAGATATACAAGACGCCGGAGAATGCGTTCGTCGCCGGGTTCATCGGCAATCCGCCGATGAACTTCTTCGACGTTTCCGTCGGCATGGGCGTGGAACTCCTGCCGAACGGCGACACTGCGACCCTCGACACGTCGCTCCCCATGGACACCGAGACGCTCGGAGTCCGTCCGGAGGACGTGCATCTCCTCTCGACCCCGGCGGTGGACGTGGCGAACGTCTCCCGACCGGACCCGAGAAACCTGACGAACGCCATCGAGTGCGAGGTGACGGTCATCGAACCGCTCGGCAACGCGTACGAACTCGAACTCGCACGCGGGGACGACACCTTCATCGCCCGCCTGCGGGCGCTTCCGGAGGACGTGTCCATGGGTTCGACGGTCGAAGTCGCCTTCGACCGCACTGAACTCCACGTGTTCGGCGCGACGGGGGAGGCGATTCGATGA
- a CDS encoding glucoamylase — MFALDATDSLETANPAFRQDIIDATERAVSHVQDELFDPNAHLVESTTSIHEGRIESGYTLWVNCVFVAALRGIERALSLLPEDSETVEDHIARFRSHLEGGVKRSFTSPAQVPRRYTPDGKLDVRPDVTLFAPFYFGLQDLFGDALHEAANRSATALEDPEIGGIQRFMGFYRDFDVHQHGGNGPWLQYTAWHAQYRFANGETDRGNDVLATIASYANAEGHIPEHLTTRRRFEAFVENEWSTGLDFEKEFDEDVLRDVSFDFVAEELGHMQEAYSDLEAQTADRDVVRFAMPLAWCHAEYLTALLTRDAAEA; from the coding sequence GTGTTCGCGCTCGACGCGACGGACTCGCTGGAGACGGCCAACCCTGCATTCCGGCAGGACATCATCGACGCGACGGAGCGGGCCGTCTCGCACGTTCAGGACGAACTCTTCGACCCGAACGCCCACCTCGTCGAGAGCACGACGAGCATCCACGAGGGGCGCATCGAATCGGGCTACACGCTCTGGGTGAACTGCGTCTTCGTCGCCGCCCTGCGCGGTATCGAACGCGCGCTCTCGCTCCTGCCGGAGGATTCGGAGACGGTCGAGGACCACATCGCAAGATTCCGATCTCACCTCGAAGGCGGCGTGAAACGCTCGTTCACGAGTCCAGCGCAGGTGCCCCGGCGGTACACGCCGGACGGAAAACTCGACGTCCGACCCGACGTGACGCTGTTCGCGCCGTTTTACTTCGGCCTCCAAGACCTCTTCGGGGACGCGCTTCACGAGGCGGCCAACCGCTCCGCGACCGCGCTCGAAGACCCGGAAATAGGCGGCATTCAGCGATTCATGGGCTTCTACCGCGACTTCGACGTGCACCAGCACGGCGGCAACGGGCCGTGGTTGCAGTACACGGCGTGGCACGCACAGTACCGATTCGCCAACGGCGAGACCGACCGCGGAAACGACGTGTTGGCGACCATCGCGTCCTACGCCAACGCCGAGGGGCACATCCCGGAACACCTGACGACCCGACGACGCTTCGAGGCGTTCGTGGAGAACGAGTGGAGTACGGGATTGGACTTCGAGAAGGAGTTCGACGAGGACGTGTTGCGCGACGTGTCCTTCGACTTCGTCGCCGAGGAACTGGGCCACATGCAGGAGGCCTACAGCGACCTCGAAGCCCAGACGGCGGATCGAGACGTTGTCCGGTTCGCCATGCCGCTGGCGTGGTGTCACGCGGAGTATCTGACCGCACTGTTGACCCGTGACGCCGCCGAAGCGTAA
- a CDS encoding glycerate-2-kinase family protein, translating to MTHDHPDSPTPEQVALDCLHAGIDAAHPRHVVRRKLSRDGSVLTVDGESFDLDSFSTVLVLGGGNAAGEMAASLETTLGDYLSGGIVVTDTPAETETVEVRPGDHPLPSERNRDATEDILSAAEEADDETLVIAPISGGGSALLSAPAEGISLDSFRTVTDGLLRSGADIHDINTVRRALSSVKDGGLAEAAAPARVVGLVVSDVIGDDPAVVASGPTYPSRASAEDASAILSEFLDEVPADIEAALETLESAAVPSESAASPPATAAIRRTGPAIRGSRT from the coding sequence ATGACTCACGACCATCCAGACTCGCCGACGCCGGAACAGGTCGCGCTCGACTGCCTGCACGCGGGTATCGACGCCGCACATCCACGACACGTCGTGCGCCGAAAGCTCTCGCGCGACGGAAGCGTCCTCACCGTCGACGGCGAATCGTTCGACCTCGATTCGTTTTCGACCGTGCTCGTCCTCGGCGGTGGCAACGCCGCTGGGGAGATGGCGGCCAGCCTCGAAACCACCCTCGGAGACTATCTCTCGGGCGGTATCGTCGTCACCGACACGCCCGCCGAAACGGAGACGGTCGAGGTGCGCCCCGGCGACCACCCGCTGCCGAGCGAACGGAACCGCGATGCGACGGAAGACATCCTCTCGGCCGCCGAGGAGGCCGACGACGAAACGCTCGTCATCGCGCCGATTTCGGGCGGCGGCAGCGCGCTCCTGTCCGCACCCGCGGAAGGAATCTCGCTCGATTCGTTCCGCACCGTGACCGACGGACTGCTCCGCTCCGGCGCGGACATCCACGACATCAACACCGTTCGGCGGGCGCTGTCGAGCGTGAAGGACGGCGGCCTCGCCGAGGCCGCCGCCCCCGCTCGGGTGGTCGGACTGGTCGTCAGCGACGTGATCGGCGACGACCCGGCGGTCGTCGCCAGCGGGCCGACGTATCCGAGCAGAGCGAGCGCCGAGGACGCGAGCGCTATCCTGAGCGAGTTCCTCGACGAGGTTCCGGCGGACATCGAAGCCGCGCTCGAAACGCTCGAATCGGCGGCAGTACCATCGGAATCGGCGGCGTCGCCTCCGGCGACTGCCGCGATTCGGAGAACGGGACCAGCGATTCGGGGGTCGAGAACGTGA
- a CDS encoding MOFRL family protein, with amino-acid sequence MVTASGGPNQEFAPRRDARNEGSDIVVAGVDTDGLDGSTDAAGALVDGETVPPEDRAAARAALRDHDTYPFLDERDALIETGETGTNVNDLRVVVVGRADEENSPK; translated from the coding sequence ATGGTGACGGCGTCGGGGGGTCCGAACCAGGAGTTCGCGCCTCGGCGCGACGCGCGAAACGAAGGGTCCGACATCGTCGTCGCGGGCGTCGATACCGACGGGTTGGACGGAAGCACAGACGCCGCGGGTGCGCTCGTGGACGGCGAAACCGTCCCGCCAGAGGACCGCGCCGCGGCGCGGGCGGCGCTGCGAGACCACGACACGTATCCGTTTTTGGACGAGCGTGACGCGCTGATCGAAACCGGCGAGACGGGAACCAACGTCAACGACCTGCGGGTCGTGGTCGTCGGGCGAGCGGACGAGGAGAACTCTCCCAAATGA